The genome window TCAACTGCTTGCCGTCCCGGAAGACCAGGGCCACTGTTTCGCGCTCGAACTCGCGGGACTTTCCCTTGCGTTCGAGTACGACCTGGGCGGGTGAGACGCTGACAGACAGCGCATCGTGTCGGGCCAGGGCACCTGCCACCAGGCCCAGCACGGCGCCGAGGGCGGCAAGACCGATGCTGAGGCCGGGCTCGGGAATCGAGGTGAGGAGCTCGGCCGGTCCCTGCATCGGGGCCCAGGGCAGGGTCACGAACCACTTCGCAAGAAACTTGATCCCCAGGCCGATGCCTGCTCCGACTAACGCGAAGACGCCGCCTATGAGGACGAACGCCCAGGCCGGCTCGGCGACCACCACGGGCACGTCAGTCCGTGAATTCTGCTGTTTCGACATCAAAAATCACTCATTTTCTTGATCAGACGGTATTTCTGAGGCCAGGGCATGCGCGCTCGGAAAGACTCTCCTATGGCCACGGGAGATATGCCTTGACCTTCCAGCCGCCGTCGTCCGTGGACCCGTACTCCAGCTGGCCCCCGCAGAGCGCGACCCGCTCGGCCAGGCCGACCAGCCCCTGGCCGGGCGGCGCGTCGGGAGCCGGTGGGGGGACGGCAACGGCGCTGGCGCCGGGGGCCGAGTTGACCACCAGGACGGTGATTCCTTGGCCGGCCTTGCCGTTCAAGCGGACCGACACCCCCGCCCCGAAGGCGTGCTTGCGCACGTTGGTGAGCGCCTCCTGAACGACGCGGTAGGCGCAGCGCCCGGCCGATTCGGGTGCCGTGTCCAGAGTTTCCCCGAGCAGTTCCACCCGCATACCCGCACGGCACGACTCGGAGACGAGCCGGTGCACGTCGGCCAGTGTGGGCTGTGGAAGTTCACCCTCGGGGGCGCGCAGCACTCCGATCACCTCGCGCAGGTCCTGCAGCGCCTGGTGAGCGCTCTCCCGGATCACGGCGGCCATGCGGGCTATGTCCTCGCGTGCGGCGTCGGGCCGGAACTCCAGAGCTCCGGCATACACGCTGAGCAGCGACAGGCGGTGCCCGAGCACGTCGTGCATCTCCCTCGCCACCGCCTCCCGCGCCCGCAACTGGGCCTGCTCGGCAAGGAGGTTGGCCTCGGCTGCGGCGTTGCGGACCAGTTGGCGCTGGTGGTGCACCAACATGCCCCAGCTGACAGCACTGCCCTGGATAACGACGCCGAAGAGGAAGAGCAGGACGCTGGACAGACCTGGCTCGGGGTGGAGCAGGGTGAAGGCGAAGGCTGCGGCCACGCTCGCCAGGAAGACCTCAATGGTCTTGCGGGGTCGCTCGTGCACGGCGACGGTGAAGAGCGAGACCAGCATCGCGCCGGAGACGAATTCGAATGCCGCCGACAGGGCGACCAGCACCAGGGCCAGCACCACGGGCCGTCGGCGGCGTATCCACAGCAGGGCGCAGCCCATCGCTCCCACGGCCTGGTCCACGTCGAAGAACCAGCCGGGCGAGGAGTGCGAGGAGGCCTCCAGCCGGGTATGCGCGGCCGCCACACCATAGGCCACTGCGGAAAGGAATAATGCGACGTCCACGGCCCAATCCCGCAGGCGGCGACGGGACTTGGGTGCGGTCTCGGTTCCAGACACGACGGCGACTCTACCGGCAGGAAATACGCACTCCAGGCCGGAAAGAGACGGCCGGTACCTTGGTTGTGCCGCTCGATACTTTCGTCTCTCGCGCACCGGCCAGAAGAAGGCCGATGGCAGGAGAGTGTCCCGCCGGCGAGACGGCACGTTCTTCTGATCTGACATGTTCCAGGTCGCCTGTGGATTCCGCACAATGAGCTGGCTTCCGCATGCCCTTCATTCCGCGGCAAGTGACGCGAGTGATCAGGCCGAACGTCCTCTGCGAAAGAAGGCTGAGTTGACGATGGACACGTCGTACACGAAGACAGGCGAACTCAACGATGTTCGCCCCATGAGCGGAGAGGAATACATCGAGTCCCTGCGGGACGGCCGGGAGGTCTACCTCCACGGCGAACGCGTCCGGGACGTCACCACCCATCCCGCATTCCGCAACAGCGCCCGCTCTGTGGCACGACTCTACGACGCGCTGCACGAACCCGAGGCCGAGGGTGTGCTGAGCGTGCCCACGGATACGGGGAACGGCGGCTTCACCCATCCGTTCTTCCGGACGGCCCGCAGCGCAGAGGATCTCGTCACCTCCCGCGACGCGATCGTCGCCTGGCAGCGGTTGGTGTACGGCTGGATGGGTCGAACGCCGGACTACAAGGCGGCGTTCTTCGGCACCCTGGGCGCCAACGCGGACTTCTACGGCCCCTTCCGCGACAACGCGCTGAGCTGGTACAAGCGGGCGCAGGAGCGCGTGCTGTACTTCAACCACGCGATCGTCCACCCGCCGGTCGACCGAGATCGGCCGGCCGACCGCACGGCCGACGTGTGCGTGCATGTGGAAAAGGAGACCGACGCCGGCCTGGTCGTCTCCGGTGCCAAGGTCGTCGCCACCAACTCGGCACTCACCAACGCCAATCTCATCGCCCACCTCGGGCTCCCGCTCCGAGACAAGCGGTTCGGTGTCGTGTTCACCGTTCCGATGAGCTCTCCGGGCCTGAAGCTCATCTGCCGCACCTCCTACGAGATGCAGGCATCGGTTCTTGGAAGCCCCTTCGACTACCCGCTGTCGAGCCGGTTCGACGAGAACGACTCCATCATGGTGTTCGACCGCGTGCTCGTTCCGTGGGAGAACGTGTTCATGTACGACGCGAGGATGGCCAACACGTTCATGGGCAAGTCGGGGTTCCTCGAGCGCTTCACCTTCCACGGCTGCACCCGGTTGGCCGTCAAGCTAGACTTCATTGCCGGGTGCCTGCTGAAGGCCGTCGAGGTGACCGGCACCTCGGGCTTCCGCGGCGTGCAGGCGCAGATCGGCGAAGTACTCAACTGGCGTGACATGTTCTGGGGTTTGTCCGACGCGATGGCCAAGTCGCCGACGGCCTGGCACGGTGGCGCAGTGCAGCCGAACCTGAACTTCGGTCTGGCGTACCGCACGTTCATGGGCGTCGGGTACCCCCGGATCCGGGAGATCATTCAGCAGACCCTCGGCAGCGGGCTGATCTATCTCAACTCGCACGCCGGAGATTGGAAGAATCCCGACGTTCGGCCATATCTCGACCGCTATCTGCGTGGTTCGAACGGAATAGAGGCCGTTGACCGGGTCAAGCTGCTGAAACTGCTGTGGGACGCGGTGGGCACCGAATTCGCAGGCCGACACGAACTCTACGAACGGAACTACGGCGGGGATCACGAGGGAGTCCGGGTGCAGACGCTTGCGGCCTACCAGGCGAACGGTCAGGCCAACGCGCTCAAAGGCTTTGCCGACCAGTGCATGGCGGAGTACGACATCGACGGCTGGACCCGGCCTGACCTGTTCGGCCCCGAGGGCCTGCCGCCTTTCCGTACCGCCTGAAGGGCCCGTTCACCCGGCGGGCACGGACGCTGACGGCCCGCCGGGCGCGCGAATACGGTGGACAACCCCTCGCGGCGCCGAAGTAAACTTCGAGCAGTCCGCGAGAAGTGCCCATGAGAATCTCAGGGGGAAGCCACATGGGAGAATTGAGCAGTCATGCCTTCGGCCAGGACGATGCGGGACGCCGCTCGCCGATCGGGGCGAAAGCCACGCGGCAGACGAGTCTTGACCTTCCGCCTTCCATTCCACTCGACGAATGGCGGCGGATAGGAAAGCAGATCTTCGTTGTCGCGGACTCGTCCGCGTGGTGGCTGGGCGACTGGCTCATTTACGGTCAGTCCGCCTACCCCGACCGCTACCGGCGCGCGATCGAGGAGACATCTCTCGATTATCAGACGCTGCGTAACTACGCCTGGATCGCTCGCCGGTTTTCCCCAGCCCGACGACGCGCCGCGCTGAGTTTCCAGCACCACGCGGAAGTGGCGAGCCTGCAGGAGCGGGAGCAGGATTACTGGCTCGAACGGGCGGAGAGGCTCGGCTGGTCCAGGAACTTCCTGCGCAACCGGCTCAAAGGCGCACGGCAGGGGGAGGAGGCGAAGGACAAGACCATCGCCAGGATGAGCATCCAGATGAGCGTGCCCAAGGACCGCAGGCAGTACTGGGCGCAGGCCGCGTCGAGCGCGGAGCAGGACCTGGACACCTGGGCCATGTCGATCCTGGACGACGCGGCCGCGACTGTGCTCGACGAGTGACCAGGCTACGTGGCCGACCACGATGGTGCGCCTGACCTCTCCGTTTCGCCCGGGGGTGGATCGCGGGGCATCGAGACCTCGGCTCGGGCCACGATGAAAGGGACTTGTAGGCGCGTCGCATCTCAGCCTCAACCGGACACACCTCGCTTGAAGGAACGGGCGCCTCGCGCGAGCCGCCGAACGGTCGGCGTCCGGGGAATGAAAGCGAGCCTCGTCGGCTCGCTGCCGGGGAGTCCGAGCCGGGTGAGCCGCCGTGGCTTGAAGTAGCGCGAAATGCGGCTGTCCAGGTGTCGCGAAAGATAACGCTCCGCCGTAGGCCTCAATCGGGCCTGGCTGTCCGGCTGCATCGTGTACCCGACGGTCGAGATGAGATCGGCCAGCTCTCCGTGCGTCTCCTGGCTCCGGGTGAGCGACCATGAGGCCACGGCGGAGGCGTCCTCCAGGTTCGGCAAGAGCGCGTCCACGAGCGTCACAGGAACCTGGTTGCTGTCGGCGTAGGGCTGTAGCCGATCCAGCAGCAGCTCTGTTCCCGTACGAGCCACGGGGAGGCCGAAGAAACGTGATGCGGTGAGCAGGGCCGTGGAAAAGCAGCCGATCACGAGGGCCGGCCGCATTCGCTGGTAGACCACCTCCGCGAGGACCGGATCGGCCAGTACCCGGAACTCGACGCTCAGGCGCCCCGCTTCGTCCTCCAGGGCCCGGGACCAGCCGGGCGGAGCCGAGGGGTGGGCTTGACACGACGTGCCGGTGGCCGAGTCGCGCTACGCCGCGGAGCATCCTTAGGTGCAGTCGCTGCTCCTCCTCGACGGACAGGACATCGATCGCGGACAGGTACTGGCCGAGCAACAGTGCGGGCGGCTAGGCTGCCGTCTGCCGGAGACCTCCCACGAGGTCGGAGAGTTCACGCAATACCCCGGTGAACGCCTCGGTGGGAACGACTTCCGACTCGACCCCGAACTCCGTGAGCAAAAGGGGCCGGAGCCCAGGCACGAGATCCACGTGAAGCAGGCGCTCGATCCGCGTTCCCACCAGCGGATCCAACGGGCCCGGCGTCGGCCCGTACGTCATCAGACCGTCGGCGTACACATGGACGGGGCTGTCGCCGAAGATCCGCACCACGGTGTTGGACGGGCGGCCGTGAATCGACTCGCAGGCGATGTCAACGTTCTCAGTGCCGAGGTCCCACGCCCGCCGCAGTGCCCGCTGCCACAGCAGCATGTCCTGCTCCCTCGGGGACCAGTCCGCGGGGTGGAAGGGCCGAATGAACTCGTTCCAGGAGCGCACCTCGTCAAACTCCGGTCGCAGCGCCGCAAACCCAGGCATCCGATCGAGTGGCGTGCTGATCTCGGGCACCGGGGCCGGATCGCTGACAACGAGGCTGCGCCGGTGCTCCGACCGCGGCCCGAAGAGTCCCGCCCGAATCGCTGCGGTCATCGTGACAGCCGCGTACTGCGTGCACGCGAAAAAGAGTTGGACGGCGGCCATCAAACGACGCCCTGCCTGGACCGGGCTGGCGGACGGCGGCGCACGGCCGTCACCGTGTCGGGGGCGTGCGGCTTCAGGTCATTCTGACCATTCGAAAACGAAACCTCGGGACTCGTCGCCGCCCCTGAATCTCGGATGAATGACAAGCGAACGGAGAAAGTGAGGACGAGGAGGCGGCTCCGGTCGTAGCAGCGGGTCCGCAAGAGGATCGAGTTGGCGGCACCGACCAGGTCGTCAACCCAGGGCTCGGGGACCGTCAAAGGTGGCCGGACCGGGCCGCGAAGACTCGGGACGAGCCCGGCGACGCCCTTACCTCGACCACCCTGGCGATGCTCTGGGACGTGCCGAGCCGGCCGAAGGTGAAGGTGTCGCCGTGCGGGACGGCTGTGGACGGGGACGCCCAAAGGATCCCGGAGTGGCGGTCCATCACCGGGCCAAAGCGCGCGAAGGCCCCTTCCCCACGGGGCTTGTCACGAGTCGTCCACTGCACCCGATCAGAACAGTCAGCCCGGAGTTGTGAGGGTGACGCACCCGTTCCATCCCTGGTCCGGGCGGGAGTTCACCTTCGTTGACCGGCGCCGGACCTGGGACGAGGACCGGGTCGCCTTCCAGAGGACCGGGTCGCCTTCCAGGACGAGGACGGGCAGCTGGCGTCACTGCCGGCGGCCTGGACGGATATCGACCCGGTCGATCCGTTCATCACGATGGCCGCGGGCCGGTGCCCGTTCCGAGTGGAGGACCTCCTGGCCGTCGCCGGACTGATCGACGCTCTCCGCGTACGGGCGTCGGGAGGATGATGCCGGGACCGTCGCCTGATCCACGCCCGGCCGGACAGCCGGGGTGATTGAGGGCGCGCGGAGGTGGCTGGCCGGAGCACTTCTGATCTGCTGGTTTGCCTCCGCGCGCCTGCCTCGTGGTCTTGGCCGAACCGGGTGTCGGCGCGAACCTGGTGACACGGCTGGTGACAGGGGAGGCGGACGCGATGGCGGTGACGGCGAAGGACCCGAAGGTGGCCGTGCTGGCCGCGTCGAGATCACTCAACCCGCATCCGGAGAAGGTGACCGACGAGGTGTTCCTGGCCTCGCCGTTCTGCGATCCGCGCGACGTCGTGCAGGTCAAGTACGAGATGGTGCGGCGCGTCCGCGTCGACAAGGTGCCCGTGGCCCGGGCGGCCCGCGCCTTCGGCTACTGCCGTCAGGCGTTCTATGAGATCGCCGCCGCCCTGGACCTGGGCGGTCCGGGTGCCCTGGTCTCCGGCAAGCCGGGCCCGAAGGGGCCGGTCAAGCTGACCGCACCGGTCATGGACCACATCGACGCCTGGCTGGCCGCCGACATCGCGCTGACCTCGAAGGAGATCGCAGAGAAGGTCGCTGGGGAGTTCGGCTTCACCGTCCACCCACGGTCCGTCGAGCGCGCGCTGTCCCGGCGGCGCGAGCCGGAAACCGCCGGTGAGGACGAGCCCATATCCCGCTGCTGCCCCGGGCGGTGACGTCACGGCGGGCGTCACCGAGTACGAGCGGCTGCGCGAGAGCGCGGGCCGAGGCGGGCGCCGAGGCGGGCTGGGTGTGCTCGTCGCCCGCGGCATGGCCGCGTATCTGAAGGTGGCCGCCTCACTGGCCGCCGCGGCAGCGCCCAGGACGGGGAGCCCGGGCCCGTCGGCCGCCGGTGCGGTGGCCACCACGCTGGACGCGGAGGTCATCCGGGTGTGGTCCCGGATGGTCTGGGCCCACGCCAACTCCCCCTGATCCACGGCGACATGAGAAGGCACGGCAACGTCGATGAATGACCAGCTGTTCGGTCCGGCCGCCAAGGTGACGGCCGCCCACCTCGCCAGAGACGCCTACCTCTCTATCCGGCAGAGTTCGCTCAAACAGGTCCTCAACAACACCGAGTCGACGGTGCGTCAGTACGGGCTGAAGGAACGGGCGATCACTCTGGGGTGGCCGGCCGACCGGGTCCACGTCATCGACACCGACCAGGGCCAGTCCGGCGCCACGGCCGCGGACCGTGAGGGCTTCCAGCGGCTGGTCACCGAGGTCGGCATGGGACACGCCGGGATCGTCCTCGGCCTGGAAGTCTCCCGCCTGGCACGCAACAGCGCCGACTGGCACCGGCTGCTGGAGATCTGCGCGATGTCCGGGACACTGATCCTGGACGAAGACGGCCTCTACAACCCCTGCGACTTCAACGACCGCCTGCTGCTCGGACTCAAAGGGACCATGTCCGAGGCGGAACTGCACCTGCTCAAAGCGCGTCTTCGGGGCGGCCAGCTGTCCAAGGCCCGGCGCGGGGAACTGGTCCAGCCGCTGCCGATCGGCCTGGTCTACGACGGCGCCGGCAAGGTCGTCCTCGACCCGGACACCGCGATCCAGCAGGCGATCCGCACCGTGTTCACGCTGTTCGACACCACCGGCTCGGCCACCGGCGTGGTCAAGGCGTTCAACCACGTCCGCCTCACTCTGCCGCGGCGAATCCAGTCCGGCCCGGACAAGGGCAAGGTCGTCTGGGGGCCGATCGCGCACTCCAGGGTGCTGCAGATCCTGCACAACCCGCGCTATGCCGGGGCCTTCGTCTATGGCCGCCACCAGCACAAACCCACAGCGAGCGGGAAAAGCGCACCGGCGTTGCAGCCACGCGAGCAGTGGATCGCACTGTTCCCCAACGCCCACGCCGGCTACATCTCCTTCGACAAGTACGAGGCCAATGAGGCCAAGTTGACCTCGAACGCCGTCGCCTATGGCAAGGACCGCCGCCACGGACCTACCCGCGAGGGCCCGGCCCTGCTCCAGGGCATGACCCTGTGCGGGATCTGCGGACGCCGGATGACCGTGCGCTACCACCACCGCAAACACGGCCTGGAGCCGGAGTACGTCTGCCAGGCCAAGGGCATCGAGTACGGAAACCCGATCTGCCAGCGCGTGCACGGCGCCGTCGTCGACAACGCGGTCGGCCGCCTCCTCATCGAGGCGCTGACTCCGCACGCGCTCACCGCCGCCCTCGCGGTCGCCGACGAACTCGCCGCCCGCGCCGACGAGGCCGAGACACTACGAGCCGCTGGTGTCGAACGAGCCGAGTATCAGGTCGATTTGGCCCGCCGCCGCTACCTCGCCGTCGATCCCGACAACCGGCTCGTGGCCGGCAGTCTGGAAGCCGACTGGAACACCGCCCTGCGCGAACTCACCCAGGTCCGCGAAACGTACGAGAGCGCCAGAAACGACGGCGGAGGTGTCCTCGACGACGCCCAGCGGGCCCGGATCACCGCCCTGGCCGGAGACTTCCCCACCTTCTGGAACGACCCCGACACCCCGATGCGGGAACGAAAGCGCCTGGTCAGACTACTGGTCGCCGACGTCACCCTGGTCCGGGCCGACCAGATCACCGTCCACGTCCGGCTGACCGGCGGCCAGGAACACACTCTGACCATCCCCGTCCCTCTCGCCTCCTGGCAGATCAGGCAGACCCCGCCCGAGGTCGTCGCCGCCATCGACGAACTCCTCGACGACCACACCGACGGCCAGATCGCCGCCATCCTCACCGAACGCGGCCACGTCAGCGGCACCGGACACGCCCTCCGGCCCACGATCGTCCGGCACATCCGGAACAGGTACGGACTGCGCAGTCACCCCCAACGGCTCGCGGACCAGCGCATGTTGAGCCTGCGCGAGATCGCCCGACGGCTCGGCATCGGCCTGAACACCGTCCAGATCTGGCGGAACAACGGCCTGCTGACCGGCCGCGTCGCCAACGACAAGGGCGAGTACTTCTACTTCCCGCCGCCACCCGACCTCGCCCGGCCCAGGATCGGACGGCCACCGGGATCACGACCAGCACCAGCTGGAACACCCACCGGATCAGCCCAAGGAGGCGCAGTATGAAGCACGAGGTATTCCCGTGGGACGCGTTCAGCGCGGGAGGGCGGCGAGCCGGCGTCGGTCGTGGGGGGAGGAACGGCGGTCGAGACGTTCCTGTAGACGCGTTCTGGCCGCGTCGCAGCGGCCTGCCGAGACCAGCGCGTACAACAGGGTCTCCTCGACGACCTCGCGCTGCGCGGCGCTGCCGCCCACCGTGCGGAGCGAGGGCAGGACACGTTCCAGTCGCTGTGCTGCCTCGGCCCAGTTCTCTTCCACGATGTGCAAGAACGCCTCGCACAGCGGGGCGACGACCTCGCGCTGCACCTGGTCGGCGTCCAGGGCATGGGCCTGCAAACGCCGTAGCCCCGGCAGGTCACCCGCGGCGGTGAGGGTGACCGCAGCGTGCAGGGCGATGAAGGCGGTGGCCGGGCGCTCAAAGATGTCCGCGGCGACCGACTGAAGCACGTCGTCGATGGGCAGCCGGCCTTGCCAGGCGTCGACCACCCGGGCCCGCCACAGCAGGGAGCCGGAGTCGACCACTGCCCGGATGCCGTCGACCTTCCCGGGCGCCAGATGGGTCGCCCACCTGCGGCGGACTGCTGCGGCGTCCTCGACGGCCAGTTCGTGCAGGGCGGCATGCCACGCGAAGTGGGCTCCGTGCGTGCCGCCGCGGCCATGGCCACTCAGCCACGCGTCGAGCCGTGCGCGGCCCTTGTCGTGGTCGCCGCACTCGTAGTGCACATGGGCCAAGGCATGCATGGCGTGTCCCGAGGCGGGCTCCGCCGCCAGTGCCTGCTCGGCCAGCGCGCTGGCCTCGTCGTAACGCCCCTCCTCTTGGCGTACGAAAGCCAGCAGCGAAGTGTGGAACCAGTGCCCACGGTGGGCCGGAGCGGTCCGTTCCACGAGCCGGAGCGCGGCACTGCCGTCCAGGTCGTAAAGCCCGGAGAAGGCGATGGTCGGTACTGCGGCGGCCAACGCCAACCGGTCGCCCGGATAGGCGTCCAGGTGCCGGACAAGAGCCGTGTCACCCTCCGCGGTCGTGCCCCTGACGCGCCGGGAGACCACGTCGACGAAGGAGCGCTCCCGCTCGTCGGCCCGCTCGCGTGCACAGCGCCGAGCGTCGGCCAAGGCGCGGGATACGTCCACGTCGGCTCCGCACTCATGGCCGATCAACGCGAGCGCGGCGTGGGCGCACGCGAAACCCGGATCGAGTGCCGTGGCCCGGCGGAACGCCTCCTGTGCCCCGGATCGCACCTTCAGCAGCCGGTCCACTCCCAAGCGGTAGGCGGCAGCCGCGGCGGAGTAGGTGCTCAGGGCGAGTCCGCCGCCGTCGGTGGGCCGCCGTACCCTGCGCCGGGCCGTCGCCTCGGCCGAGTGGCCCACCGGGCGGGCAAGCACCACTTCGGCCACCGCCGCGGCCTGGACGCGGATCTCCGGAATCGCGGTGGTCTCCCACAGTTCGCCCTGGCGCGGTGCGCCCAGCGTCCACAGCGCGCGGACCGTACGGCCGTCCCGGTCGCGCAGCCGCCCATCCTCGGTGGACACGCCGATGCCCAACGGGCCCGACACGGCGTCACCGCGCCGGAGGAGGTTGCGCCACAGCGGATCGGCGGTGTCCGCAGGCACCAGGCCCATTAGGCCCGTGCAGTCCACCACCTGGCCCACCCGGAGCTCACGGCCGTCGCCGAGGCGGACCGCGAGCAGGCCGTCCGGGAGCTGCCGGGCGCCGGTGATCCCTCCTCGGGCCGTCCGCAGCCGCCGAGTACGGCGCATGCGTGCCACGGCCTCCGCGGTGGCCGGGGGCATGCGGTGGCGGTGCACGTTCCACAGCGAGCTGTCCCGTTCGAGGAAGTCGGCGCGCTCCTCGACGGACAGTGCGGCCCACAACTCGGAGGTGATCGAGCGCAGTCCGTCCAGCCCCGGGCGCCAGTCGCCCTGGGTGCGCAGGACTCGGCCGATGTGCCGGCGGATCTCGGCGCGCAGCCGCGGAAGCGGCAGGTCCAGCAACTGCTCGGCACAGGGCGTGGCCGGCAGCGGAGACACGGCGTGCGCTTGGGGCAGCCGGCCGTTGCGGGACACCGCGTGCACTGTGCGGCCCGGGCGGTCCAGTTGTAGGGCCACGTCGACGGCGGTCAGCCCGGTGCCGATCAGCAGGACGTCGTCACCACATCGCTCGTCGCCCGCGGCGTCCAGGGCGCCCGGTGCCCAGGGGGCGGCGACGAAGCGCTCACTGGCACGCAGGGCGGCCGGCAGCCCCGCGGAGGACCGGCGGGCCGGACCGGTGGCCAGCACTACGCCGTCGGCCTCGACGGCCGTACCGTCGGACAGTTCGAGCCGGGCGACGTCGCGGGTCCAGCGACAGTCAGTGACCCGGACCCGTAATCGGCGCACGGAGACGACACCGTGGGCGGCGATGATGGCCCGGCCGAGCGTGTCGGCGAGATAGGCGCCGTAACGGTAGCGAGAGACGAAGTCGGCGGCGGTGATGTTCGGTTCACCATGGCGGCACAGCCAACGAACGAAGTGGCCGGGGTCGTCCGGATCACAACTCATGTTCCCGGCAGGCACGTTGAGCAGGTGCCGCGGGTCGCGACTGGCGTAGGCGGTGCCCCGGCCGGCCTCCGGCGCCGGATCGATCAGCAACAGGTCCAGGGGAACACGGCGGCGGACCGCGGTTTCGCAGAGCTGTACGGCCACCAGGGCGCCGGCCGCGCCCGCTCCTACGACGGCCACGGATTTCCGAGGGAATGCTGGAGTCATACGATGTCTCCTCTCGACCAGAGGACCTGGTCGGGTCGGCACAAACGGGGGCGCCGGTCGCCCGCGCCGAATGCGACGGACGTCTACGGCGATGCGCTGCAAGGCGGTTCACACGTACCGGAACCGTCCCGTGCGCATTGCCAGAGTGCGTAGTAGTTCACCATTTCGATTAACTACCCGCAAGAGACGTTGAGTTGGCTACCGCGCGTTTCTTCGTCGTCATTCCGCGGGTGGCTTTCCTACGCTCCGTGCATGCGCGGGGAGCGCCTGACGGCAGGGTTCGGTCAGGCGCGCGTCGGGTGTGAGAAATTGGTCGGATGCGGATCACGGCGAGGACTGATTACGCGGTGCGGGCGATGGCGGAACTGGCTGCTTCCGGCGACACACCTTTGACGGCGGAGCAGTTGTCGCAGCGTCAGGACATTCCGGTGCGGTTCCTCTTCGGTATCCTGGGAGAGCTGAGACTTGCCGGACTGGTGCATAGCGTGCGTGGCCCCCGGGGCGGATACCTGTTGGCCACGACGGCTGCCCGGATAAGCCTCGCGGACGTGATCCGCGCGGTGGACGGGTCGCTGGCCAAGGTGCGGGACCTGAGCCTGACCGGCCTGGAGTACCCGGGGCCGGCCGCCATGCTCCCGAACGTGTGGCGGGCCGTGCGCACCAGCCTGCGCCAGGTGCTGGAGACCACCACGCTCGCCGACCTCTCTCGGGGTGCGCTGCCAGAGGTCGTACGTCAGCGGGCGCAGGAGTACACGGCCGACGTCCGCCACTACGGAGAGTGAGAGATTTCCGCCTGGGCGGAGGCACTGCGGTTGAAAGCGAAACGCCTGCTCGCCTGCGGTCGGACGAGTAGCAGCCGGGCGGGTTTACCCTCGGCGCTGTTGGTGCGCCGCTCGAAGTCGCGCACCAAACGCCGGACGTTCCGGGACTGTCACGGCAGCTGTAGTTCCAGCGTCTGCGCTGGTCAGCGTGCTGCCGGGGCGGGTGCGGGCATGAGTACGGCCACCGTGATCATGAACGTTTGTGACGACGTATCAAGACGCGGTGGCCGTGGAAGCAACGATAGCCGAGCGGGCGTGGGGTGAGGCGTTCGGGAGGGCGATGCGGGCGGTCGCGGGCTGCTTCGCGCGACGTGAAGCTCGGGCGACGGCGGCGGAGTTGGTCGCGGGGCTGCTGCTGGAGGTGGACACGCGGAACTGCTGGACGCTCGCGCAGGTTCTGGGGCATCCGGGTCCGCACCGGCTGCAGCACCTGCTTTCGCGCGCCCGGTTCGACCATGAGCGGGCCCGGCAGGAGATCGCCTGCCTCGTGATCGATGAACTCGCCGGTCAGAGCGTGGTGTTGGTGGCGGACGAGACGGGGGATGCGAAGTCGTCCACGGACTGCGTGGGCGCCGGCCGACAATACTCCGGTGCAATCGGCGGTGTCGGACTGTGCCA of Streptomyces phaeolivaceus contains these proteins:
- a CDS encoding FAD/NAD(P)-binding protein — translated: MTPAFPRKSVAVVGAGAAGALVAVQLCETAVRRRVPLDLLLIDPAPEAGRGTAYASRDPRHLLNVPAGNMSCDPDDPGHFVRWLCRHGEPNITAADFVSRYRYGAYLADTLGRAIIAAHGVVSVRRLRVRVTDCRWTRDVARLELSDGTAVEADGVVLATGPARRSSAGLPAALRASERFVAAPWAPGALDAAGDERCGDDVLLIGTGLTAVDVALQLDRPGRTVHAVSRNGRLPQAHAVSPLPATPCAEQLLDLPLPRLRAEIRRHIGRVLRTQGDWRPGLDGLRSITSELWAALSVEERADFLERDSSLWNVHRHRMPPATAEAVARMRRTRRLRTARGGITGARQLPDGLLAVRLGDGRELRVGQVVDCTGLMGLVPADTADPLWRNLLRRGDAVSGPLGIGVSTEDGRLRDRDGRTVRALWTLGAPRQGELWETTAIPEIRVQAAAVAEVVLARPVGHSAEATARRRVRRPTDGGGLALSTYSAAAAAYRLGVDRLLKVRSGAQEAFRRATALDPGFACAHAALALIGHECGADVDVSRALADARRCARERADERERSFVDVVSRRVRGTTAEGDTALVRHLDAYPGDRLALAAAVPTIAFSGLYDLDGSAALRLVERTAPAHRGHWFHTSLLAFVRQEEGRYDEASALAEQALAAEPASGHAMHALAHVHYECGDHDKGRARLDAWLSGHGRGGTHGAHFAWHAALHELAVEDAAAVRRRWATHLAPGKVDGIRAVVDSGSLLWRARVVDAWQGRLPIDDVLQSVAADIFERPATAFIALHAAVTLTAAGDLPGLRRLQAHALDADQVQREVVAPLCEAFLHIVEENWAEAAQRLERVLPSLRTVGGSAAQREVVEETLLYALVSAGRCDAARTRLQERLDRRSSPHDRRRLAALPR
- a CDS encoding recombinase family protein; the encoded protein is MNDQLFGPAAKVTAAHLARDAYLSIRQSSLKQVLNNTESTVRQYGLKERAITLGWPADRVHVIDTDQGQSGATAADREGFQRLVTEVGMGHAGIVLGLEVSRLARNSADWHRLLEICAMSGTLILDEDGLYNPCDFNDRLLLGLKGTMSEAELHLLKARLRGGQLSKARRGELVQPLPIGLVYDGAGKVVLDPDTAIQQAIRTVFTLFDTTGSATGVVKAFNHVRLTLPRRIQSGPDKGKVVWGPIAHSRVLQILHNPRYAGAFVYGRHQHKPTASGKSAPALQPREQWIALFPNAHAGYISFDKYEANEAKLTSNAVAYGKDRRHGPTREGPALLQGMTLCGICGRRMTVRYHHRKHGLEPEYVCQAKGIEYGNPICQRVHGAVVDNAVGRLLIEALTPHALTAALAVADELAARADEAETLRAAGVERAEYQVDLARRRYLAVDPDNRLVAGSLEADWNTALRELTQVRETYESARNDGGGVLDDAQRARITALAGDFPTFWNDPDTPMRERKRLVRLLVADVTLVRADQITVHVRLTGGQEHTLTIPVPLASWQIRQTPPEVVAAIDELLDDHTDGQIAAILTERGHVSGTGHALRPTIVRHIRNRYGLRSHPQRLADQRMLSLREIARRLGIGLNTVQIWRNNGLLTGRVANDKGEYFYFPPPPDLARPRIGRPPGSRPAPAGTPTGSAQGGAV
- a CDS encoding RrF2 family transcriptional regulator, producing the protein MRITARTDYAVRAMAELAASGDTPLTAEQLSQRQDIPVRFLFGILGELRLAGLVHSVRGPRGGYLLATTAARISLADVIRAVDGSLAKVRDLSLTGLEYPGPAAMLPNVWRAVRTSLRQVLETTTLADLSRGALPEVVRQRAQEYTADVRHYGE